A genomic segment from uncultured Desulfuromonas sp. encodes:
- the rpsG gene encoding 30S ribosomal protein S7 encodes MPRRREVAKRIVLADPKYNDRLVTKFVNSLMLGGKKSVAEKIVYGAFDLIAERSGEEPLDVFKKAFENVRPLLEVKSRRVGGSTYQVPVEVRPDRRNALVIRWVLSASRGRGEKTMRERLAAELLDAANNRGASVKKKEDTHRMAEANKAFAHYRW; translated from the coding sequence ATGCCTAGAAGAAGAGAAGTCGCAAAACGGATCGTTCTTGCTGATCCTAAATATAATGACCGACTGGTCACCAAGTTTGTTAATAGCTTGATGTTGGGTGGCAAGAAGAGTGTTGCTGAGAAAATTGTTTACGGCGCATTTGATTTAATCGCAGAACGTAGTGGTGAAGAGCCTCTGGATGTCTTTAAGAAGGCGTTTGAGAATGTTCGTCCTCTGCTTGAGGTTAAATCACGTCGTGTCGGCGGTTCAACTTACCAGGTGCCTGTTGAGGTGCGTCCTGATCGCCGTAATGCGTTGGTTATTCGTTGGGTTCTGTCGGCTTCACGTGGCCGTGGTGAGAAGACCATGCGCGAGCGTTTGGCGGCGGAGCTTCTCGATGCAGCGAATAATCGTGGTGCATCGGTGAAGAAAAAGGAAGATACGCATCGGATGGCAGAGGCAAACAAGGCCTTTGCCCATTATCGCTGGTAA
- the rpoB gene encoding DNA-directed RNA polymerase subunit beta: MAYSIANNQLLRKHFSEIQRIIEIPNLIDIQKNSYKRFLQADLPASARQNIGLEAVFRSVFPIRDFSETCSLEYVSYVLEVPKYDVEECHQRGMTFAAPVKVRVRLVSWDVDKDTGVQSIRDIKEQEVYFGEIPLMTENGTFIINGTERVIVSQLHRSPGVFYDHDKGKTHSSGKLLYNARVIPYRGSWLDFDFDHKDILYVRIDRRRKLPATVLLQALGYSAEELLKYYYDVETVQIQKEGYSKSVNLDLLAGQRTVLDVIAPNGDVLVKANRKFTKAAIRKIAESGLETIAIDESEVIGKVVATDVVDTETGEVLIECNQELTETSIQLLREKGINSVETLFIDNLYVGPYLRDTLLQDTVNNPEDAMIEIYRRLRPGDPPTVRSATALFEGLFFNPERYDLSVVGRLKLNYKLGVETPLEHRTLTKEDILEVVRYLIDLRNGKGHVDDIDHLGNRRVRAVGELLENQYRVGLVRMERAIKERMSLQEVDSLMPHDLINSKPVSAVVKEFFGSSQLSQFMDQTNPLSEITHKRRLSALGPGGLTRERAGFEVRDVHPTHYGRVCPIETPEGPNIGLIASLSTYARINEHGFVETPYRLVHDGRVGSEIKYFSALEEEGHAIAQANAELDDDGRFVNEVINARQSGEFMMLRREEIQLMDVSPKQLVSVAASLIPFLENDDANRALMGSNMQRQAVPLLRADAPLVGTGMERIVAHDSGAAVVARHDGFVESVDASRIVVRIDEGQDDETGTGVDIYNLIKFIRSNQNTCLNQKPIVEVGDHVKRGAIIADGPSTQWGELGLGQNVLVAFMPWEGYNFEDSILISEKLVKEDRYTSIHIEEFECVARDTKLGKEEITDDIPNLGDDALKDLDESGIIRIGAEVKPGDILVGKITPKGETQLSPEEKLLRAIFGEKAGDVRDTSLRVPPGVEGVVIGARVFSRKGSDKDTRTEKIEQHEIDKLLKDQNDEIRIIRESARHKLSDLLVGNKLASSITSDDGKVLLKKNSVLQADQLEEIPVSRYQEISLVDGEAIEDRVAELLRGLADREELIKRVFADKIDKIKRGDDLPPGVIKMVKIYIAIKRKLSVGDKMAGRHGNKGVLSRILPVEDMPYAEDGTPVEIVLNPLGVPSRMNVGQILEIHLGLAARGLGNQIQEVLDRQHTHNDLREKIKEVYADEELNPFLDDLSEQDVNKLAKRLAPGVPMASPVFEGVSETIIKEQIARSGFSPSGQMTLYNGKTGEAFKEKVTVGIMYMLKLHHLVDDKIHARSIGPYSLVTQQPLGGKAQFGGQRLGEMEVWAMEAYGASHALQEFLTVKSDDVAGRTRMYEAIVKGRHTLEAGLPESFNVLIKELQSLCLDVELLEDEDE, translated from the coding sequence TTCGATCGCGAATAACCAGTTATTGCGCAAGCATTTTTCTGAGATTCAGCGCATTATTGAAATTCCCAATCTGATCGATATTCAGAAAAACTCGTATAAACGTTTTCTACAGGCGGATCTGCCTGCTTCTGCGCGCCAAAATATCGGTCTCGAAGCGGTTTTTCGCTCCGTTTTCCCGATTCGTGATTTCAGTGAAACCTGTTCCTTGGAATATGTTTCTTACGTGTTGGAAGTTCCTAAATACGATGTCGAGGAGTGCCATCAGCGCGGTATGACGTTTGCTGCTCCGGTCAAGGTTCGCGTCCGTCTTGTTTCCTGGGATGTCGACAAGGACACCGGTGTACAGTCGATTCGTGATATCAAAGAGCAGGAAGTTTACTTCGGTGAAATTCCTCTGATGACTGAAAACGGTACCTTTATCATAAATGGCACTGAGCGGGTAATTGTCAGCCAGTTGCATCGTTCTCCTGGTGTCTTTTACGACCATGATAAGGGCAAGACGCACTCAAGCGGCAAGCTGCTTTATAATGCCCGTGTCATTCCTTATCGCGGTTCCTGGCTTGATTTTGATTTTGATCATAAAGATATCCTCTATGTGCGCATTGACCGTCGTCGTAAGTTGCCGGCAACGGTTCTACTGCAAGCTTTAGGCTATAGCGCAGAGGAGCTTTTAAAATATTATTATGATGTGGAAACGGTTCAGATTCAGAAAGAGGGCTATTCCAAGTCTGTTAATCTGGATCTCCTTGCCGGTCAACGCACTGTTTTGGATGTTATTGCCCCTAATGGTGATGTGCTGGTGAAGGCCAACCGTAAGTTTACCAAAGCTGCTATCCGCAAAATTGCCGAGAGCGGTTTGGAAACCATTGCGATTGATGAAAGTGAAGTGATTGGGAAGGTTGTGGCAACGGATGTTGTCGATACCGAAACCGGTGAAGTTCTTATCGAATGCAACCAGGAGTTGACGGAGACAAGTATTCAACTTCTGCGTGAAAAAGGGATCAATTCTGTTGAAACCCTGTTTATTGATAACCTTTACGTCGGTCCTTACCTTCGCGATACGTTACTTCAGGATACTGTCAACAATCCTGAAGATGCAATGATTGAAATTTACCGTCGCTTGCGGCCCGGTGATCCTCCCACGGTTCGCAGTGCAACAGCTCTGTTTGAAGGATTGTTCTTTAACCCCGAGCGTTATGACCTGTCTGTGGTTGGCCGTCTGAAGCTGAATTACAAACTCGGTGTAGAGACGCCCCTCGAACACCGCACGCTGACCAAGGAAGATATCCTTGAGGTTGTCCGCTACCTTATTGACCTGCGTAATGGTAAGGGGCATGTCGATGATATTGACCACCTCGGTAATCGTCGTGTCCGAGCTGTAGGCGAATTGCTGGAGAATCAATATCGTGTAGGTCTGGTGCGGATGGAACGTGCCATTAAGGAGCGTATGAGCCTTCAGGAAGTTGACAGCCTCATGCCCCATGACCTGATCAACTCGAAACCGGTCTCTGCTGTTGTCAAGGAGTTCTTTGGTTCTTCGCAGCTGTCTCAGTTTATGGACCAGACCAACCCGTTGTCTGAGATTACCCATAAACGTCGCTTGTCGGCTCTCGGACCCGGTGGTTTGACACGTGAGCGTGCAGGTTTTGAGGTGCGTGACGTTCATCCGACCCACTATGGACGTGTTTGCCCGATTGAAACCCCTGAAGGTCCAAACATTGGTCTGATTGCCTCATTGTCCACCTATGCGCGTATCAACGAGCATGGTTTTGTTGAAACACCGTATCGTCTTGTCCACGATGGTCGTGTTGGAAGCGAAATCAAGTACTTCTCCGCTTTGGAGGAGGAGGGACATGCGATTGCTCAGGCAAATGCGGAATTGGATGATGATGGTCGCTTTGTCAACGAGGTGATCAATGCTCGCCAGAGCGGTGAGTTTATGATGCTGCGTCGCGAAGAGATCCAACTGATGGACGTTTCACCTAAGCAGCTGGTTTCTGTTGCGGCTTCGTTGATTCCATTCTTGGAAAATGACGACGCCAACCGCGCCTTGATGGGGTCGAACATGCAGCGCCAGGCCGTGCCGCTGTTGCGCGCTGATGCTCCTCTGGTCGGTACCGGTATGGAGCGGATTGTTGCTCATGATTCCGGTGCTGCCGTAGTTGCCCGTCACGACGGTTTTGTTGAATCCGTTGATGCCTCGCGGATTGTCGTTCGTATTGATGAAGGACAGGATGATGAAACTGGCACCGGCGTTGATATTTACAATCTGATCAAGTTCATCCGTTCCAACCAGAATACCTGTCTGAACCAGAAGCCGATTGTCGAAGTTGGCGACCATGTCAAGCGTGGTGCGATTATCGCTGACGGTCCGTCAACGCAATGGGGAGAACTGGGCCTTGGGCAAAATGTTCTCGTAGCGTTTATGCCTTGGGAAGGTTACAACTTCGAGGACTCGATTCTGATTTCGGAAAAACTCGTTAAAGAAGACCGCTACACGTCGATTCACATCGAAGAATTCGAGTGTGTTGCCCGTGATACGAAACTGGGCAAAGAAGAGATTACTGACGATATTCCCAACCTTGGCGATGATGCTCTCAAGGACTTGGATGAAAGCGGCATTATCCGTATTGGCGCTGAAGTTAAGCCGGGAGATATTCTGGTTGGTAAGATCACACCAAAAGGCGAAACTCAGCTTTCTCCAGAAGAAAAATTGCTTCGCGCAATTTTTGGAGAGAAGGCTGGCGACGTGCGCGATACGTCACTTCGCGTTCCGCCTGGCGTTGAAGGGGTTGTTATCGGTGCTCGTGTCTTTTCACGTAAGGGTTCTGACAAAGACACCCGAACTGAGAAGATTGAACAGCATGAGATCGATAAGCTTCTCAAGGACCAGAACGACGAAATTCGCATCATCCGCGAATCTGCCCGTCATAAACTGTCGGACCTACTTGTCGGCAATAAACTGGCGTCATCAATCACCAGTGACGATGGAAAGGTTCTGCTGAAGAAAAACAGTGTGCTGCAGGCTGATCAACTAGAAGAAATTCCTGTTTCCCGTTACCAGGAAATCTCTTTGGTTGACGGAGAGGCGATCGAGGATCGTGTCGCTGAATTGCTGCGTGGTCTTGCGGACCGTGAGGAGTTGATCAAGCGTGTATTTGCCGACAAAATTGATAAAATCAAGCGTGGAGATGATCTTCCGCCTGGTGTTATCAAGATGGTTAAGATCTATATCGCCATCAAACGTAAGTTGTCTGTCGGCGATAAAATGGCTGGCCGCCACGGTAACAAAGGTGTACTGTCACGGATTCTGCCTGTTGAAGATATGCCTTATGCCGAAGATGGTACCCCGGTAGAGATCGTTCTGAACCCTCTGGGTGTTCCTTCTCGTATGAACGTCGGTCAGATTCTTGAGATTCATTTGGGACTGGCAGCGCGTGGGTTGGGTAACCAGATTCAGGAGGTTTTGGATCGGCAACATACTCACAATGATCTTCGCGAGAAAATCAAGGAAGTTTATGCGGACGAAGAGCTCAATCCTTTCCTTGACGATCTCTCAGAACAGGATGTCAATAAACTGGCAAAACGTCTTGCGCCTGGGGTCCCGATGGCATCGCCGGTTTTCGAAGGTGTCAGCGAAACGATCATTAAGGAGCAGATTGCCCGTTCCGGCTTTTCTCCTTCAGGGCAAATGACTTTGTACAATGGTAAAACCGGTGAAGCGTTTAAGGAAAAAGTCACTGTCGGCATCATGTACATGCTGAAGCTCCATCACTTGGTTGATGATAAAATCCATGCACGGAGTATCGGTCCCTACAGCCTCGTCACTCAGCAGCCGTTGGGTGGTAAGGCGCAGTTTGGTGGCCAACGGCTTGGTGAGATGGAGGTTTGGGCGATGGAAGCTTATGGTGCTTCCCATGCTCTGCAGGAATTCCTGACAGTGAAGTCCGACGACGTCGCTGGCCGCACGCGCATGTACGAAGCGATTGTCAAAGGTCGTCATACCCTGGAAGCAGGGTTGCCGGAGTCCTTTAACGTTCTGATCAAAGAGCTTCAATCGCTGTGCCTTGATGTTGAACTGTTGGAAGACGAAGACGAGTAA
- the rpoC gene encoding DNA-directed RNA polymerase subunit beta', with protein MEDIFSLFERPKDPLSFDTIRLSLSSPETIRERSFGEVKKPETINYRTFKPERDGLFCAKIFGPVKDYECNCGKYKRMKHRGIVCEKCGVEVIPSKVRRERLAHIDLACPVAHIWFLKSLPSRIGTLLDMTLKELEKVLYFEAYVVLDKGDSQLEIGQILTEDKYRELMDEFAGQFTAGMGAEAVRELLAALDLEEIAESLRIEMRESSSEAKRKKVAKRLKVINAFIRSGNRPEWMILETIPVLPPELRPLVPLDGGRFATSDLNDLYRRVINRNNRLKRLMELRAPDVIIRNEKRMLQEAVDALFDNGRRGRAITGPNKRPLKSLSDMLKGKGGRFRQNLLGKRVDYSGRSVIVVGPELKLHQCGLPKKMALELFKPFIYNKLEERGYCTTIKSAKKLVEKEKSEVWDVLEDVIKEHPVMLNRAPTLHRLGIQAFEPVLVEGKAIQLHPLVCTAFNADFDGDQMAVHLPLSIESQIEARVLMMSTNNILSPANGKPIIVPSQDMILGIYYMSRIRPFVQGSGKIFASEDELRIAYDSGEVDLQAGVKVRMSRVDGADPELIETSVGRVLLREVVPRMIPFDYINKVMTKKQVAELVDASFRLAGNKETVILADRLKQTGYRFSTIAGISICLDNMVVPETKQDFIDAAVSEVTEIQSQYTEGLITDGERYNKVVDIWAKCTEDIASTMLADLSVDRFESESGETVEASSFNAIHMMADSGARGSAQQIRQLAGMRGLMAKPSGEIIETPITANFREGLTVLQYFISTHGARKGLADTALKTANSGYLTRRLVDVAQDAIITEKDCGTIDGILVSSLTEGGEVIESLGDRILGRAALEDVCDPVTGDVIVAANQEIDEVLVNKIEQAGIEKLYIRSVLTCKSRHGICATCYGRDLARGHMVNLGEAVGVIAAQSIGEPGTQLTMRTFHIGGTASRRAEQTSLEARFDGELQFSNLKTVVDRDGHHVVMSRNGEIVIVDETGRERERHALVYGSRVMFDPGTTITTGTLLAEWDPYTMPILTEVSGRIHFGDVISGVTMDEKVDDVTGLSRKVIIESKATDKRPRLTLKDEEGRSVKLPNGMAARYMLPVGANIIVPEDEMVQAGDVLAKIPRETTKTKDITGGLPRVAELFEARKPKEFAVLTEIDGVVTFGKDSKGKRKVVVTPEYGEPIEYLIPKGKHISVHEGDAVQAGEPLMDGPRNPHDILRVLGEKELAKYLVDEVQEVYRLQGVAINDKHIETIVRQMLRRVRILEVGDTDFLLDDQVSRVEFEIENERVMEQDGQPAVGEPIMLGITKASLSTESFISAASFQETTKVLTQASIEGKVDHLRGLKENVIMGRLIPAGTGIVKYRSAKLLTPDPVEEVVTIVENIIEDDEMMDEVSE; from the coding sequence TTGGAAGATATTTTCAGCTTATTTGAGCGCCCTAAAGATCCGTTGAGTTTTGATACCATTCGTCTGTCGCTTTCCTCCCCGGAGACCATTCGTGAACGGTCTTTTGGTGAAGTAAAAAAACCGGAGACGATCAACTATCGGACCTTTAAACCCGAACGAGATGGTCTGTTCTGTGCCAAAATCTTTGGCCCGGTAAAAGACTACGAGTGTAACTGTGGTAAGTACAAACGCATGAAACATCGCGGCATTGTCTGCGAAAAATGCGGTGTTGAGGTTATTCCCAGCAAGGTGCGTCGTGAGCGCCTTGCTCATATTGACCTTGCTTGTCCTGTTGCACATATCTGGTTCTTGAAGTCGTTGCCGTCACGTATCGGTACGTTGTTGGATATGACCCTCAAAGAGCTTGAAAAAGTTCTTTACTTCGAAGCCTATGTGGTTCTCGACAAAGGTGACAGCCAGCTCGAAATCGGTCAGATCCTGACGGAAGATAAATACCGTGAACTGATGGACGAATTTGCCGGTCAGTTTACTGCCGGTATGGGTGCTGAAGCGGTTCGTGAACTGCTGGCCGCTCTTGATCTTGAAGAGATTGCCGAAAGTCTGCGCATTGAAATGCGTGAGTCCTCCAGTGAGGCCAAACGTAAGAAAGTCGCTAAACGTCTTAAGGTGATTAACGCCTTTATCCGTAGTGGCAACCGCCCGGAGTGGATGATCCTTGAAACCATCCCGGTATTGCCGCCGGAACTGCGCCCCTTGGTGCCGTTGGACGGTGGTCGTTTCGCAACTTCGGATCTCAATGACCTGTATCGCCGTGTCATCAACCGGAATAACCGTCTCAAGCGTTTGATGGAGCTGCGTGCTCCCGACGTCATTATCCGCAATGAAAAACGGATGCTGCAGGAGGCGGTGGATGCGCTGTTTGACAATGGCCGCCGTGGTCGCGCGATTACCGGTCCGAACAAGCGTCCGCTGAAGTCTCTTTCTGATATGCTCAAGGGTAAGGGTGGTCGTTTCCGTCAAAACCTGCTCGGTAAGCGTGTTGATTACTCAGGGCGTTCTGTTATCGTTGTTGGCCCCGAGCTCAAGCTGCATCAATGCGGTTTACCGAAAAAGATGGCGTTGGAGCTGTTCAAGCCGTTTATCTACAACAAGCTCGAAGAGCGCGGATACTGCACAACGATCAAAAGTGCTAAGAAGTTGGTGGAAAAAGAGAAGTCAGAAGTCTGGGACGTTCTCGAAGATGTGATCAAGGAGCATCCGGTGATGCTCAACCGTGCTCCGACTCTTCACCGCCTGGGTATTCAGGCGTTCGAGCCGGTTCTGGTGGAAGGTAAGGCGATTCAGCTCCACCCGCTGGTATGTACCGCGTTCAACGCTGACTTTGACGGTGACCAGATGGCCGTTCACCTGCCTCTGTCCATTGAGAGTCAGATTGAAGCCCGCGTTCTGATGATGTCGACCAATAATATTCTGTCGCCGGCCAACGGTAAACCGATTATCGTTCCGTCTCAGGATATGATTCTTGGCATTTATTATATGTCGCGTATCCGTCCGTTTGTTCAAGGCTCGGGTAAAATCTTCGCATCTGAAGATGAGCTGCGTATTGCGTATGATTCCGGAGAAGTTGATCTTCAGGCTGGCGTGAAAGTGCGGATGAGTCGCGTTGATGGCGCGGATCCTGAACTGATTGAAACATCAGTCGGTCGTGTTCTCCTGCGCGAAGTTGTTCCCCGGATGATCCCGTTTGACTATATTAATAAGGTTATGACCAAGAAACAGGTGGCTGAACTGGTTGATGCCAGTTTCCGCCTGGCCGGAAACAAGGAGACCGTTATCCTTGCAGACCGCTTGAAACAGACCGGTTATCGTTTCTCAACGATCGCCGGTATCTCCATCTGCCTCGACAATATGGTGGTTCCTGAGACCAAACAGGACTTTATCGATGCTGCTGTTTCTGAGGTGACTGAGATTCAGAGTCAGTATACCGAAGGTCTGATTACGGATGGCGAGCGTTATAACAAGGTTGTCGATATCTGGGCCAAGTGTACAGAGGATATTGCATCAACCATGTTGGCTGATCTTTCGGTGGATCGTTTTGAATCCGAATCCGGAGAAACCGTTGAAGCATCGTCATTTAATGCGATTCATATGATGGCTGACTCTGGTGCTCGTGGTAGTGCTCAGCAAATCCGTCAGCTGGCCGGTATGCGTGGTTTGATGGCCAAGCCGTCCGGTGAGATTATTGAAACACCGATTACCGCGAACTTTCGCGAAGGTCTGACCGTGTTGCAGTACTTCATTTCAACTCACGGTGCGCGTAAAGGTCTGGCGGATACCGCGTTGAAAACGGCGAACTCCGGTTATCTGACCCGTCGTCTGGTTGACGTTGCTCAGGATGCGATCATTACGGAGAAGGATTGCGGTACCATTGACGGTATTTTGGTCAGCTCCCTGACTGAGGGCGGCGAAGTGATTGAATCTCTCGGCGACCGCATTCTTGGTCGTGCCGCGTTGGAAGATGTCTGTGATCCGGTGACGGGAGATGTGATTGTCGCAGCCAATCAGGAGATTGACGAGGTCCTGGTCAATAAAATCGAGCAGGCAGGTATTGAGAAACTCTATATCCGTTCCGTTCTGACGTGTAAAAGTCGTCATGGCATCTGTGCAACCTGCTATGGTCGTGATCTGGCGCGTGGACACATGGTTAACCTCGGTGAAGCGGTCGGTGTTATTGCCGCGCAATCCATTGGTGAGCCGGGCACACAGCTGACCATGCGTACCTTCCATATCGGGGGTACGGCCTCACGTCGAGCCGAGCAAACATCGCTTGAGGCACGCTTCGATGGTGAATTGCAGTTTAGTAATCTGAAGACCGTTGTTGACCGCGATGGGCACCATGTTGTCATGAGCCGTAACGGTGAAATTGTTATCGTCGATGAGACCGGTCGTGAGCGTGAGCGTCATGCTCTGGTGTATGGTTCACGCGTGATGTTTGATCCTGGCACAACGATTACGACGGGAACATTACTCGCCGAATGGGACCCGTACACCATGCCGATTCTGACGGAGGTAAGCGGTCGCATTCATTTTGGTGATGTGATCAGTGGTGTGACCATGGACGAGAAGGTCGATGATGTTACTGGTCTTTCTCGTAAAGTCATTATCGAATCCAAAGCTACGGATAAACGCCCTCGTTTGACCCTGAAAGATGAAGAGGGCCGTTCCGTGAAGCTGCCTAATGGCATGGCTGCACGCTATATGTTGCCCGTTGGTGCCAACATTATCGTTCCTGAGGATGAGATGGTTCAGGCGGGTGATGTTCTCGCCAAGATTCCTCGTGAAACAACCAAGACCAAAGATATTACCGGCGGTCTGCCACGTGTTGCTGAGCTGTTTGAAGCACGTAAGCCCAAGGAGTTTGCCGTTCTTACTGAGATCGATGGGGTGGTGACATTCGGGAAAGATTCTAAAGGCAAGCGTAAAGTGGTTGTGACGCCGGAATATGGTGAGCCGATTGAGTATCTCATCCCTAAGGGCAAGCATATCAGTGTTCATGAAGGCGATGCGGTTCAGGCCGGTGAGCCCTTGATGGATGGGCCGCGCAACCCGCATGATATTTTGCGTGTTCTTGGCGAAAAAGAATTGGCCAAATATCTGGTCGATGAGGTCCAGGAGGTCTATCGACTTCAGGGTGTTGCCATCAACGATAAGCATATTGAAACGATCGTCCGTCAAATGCTGCGTCGTGTTCGCATCCTTGAAGTGGGTGATACCGATTTCCTGCTTGACGATCAGGTTTCCCGTGTCGAGTTTGAAATCGAAAACGAACGTGTCATGGAACAGGATGGTCAGCCGGCGGTCGGTGAACCGATCATGTTGGGTATCACCAAGGCGTCGCTGTCGACGGAATCGTTTATCTCAGCAGCGTCGTTCCAGGAGACCACGAAGGTGTTGACCCAGGCTTCCATTGAGGGCAAGGTTGACCATCTTCGTGGGCTGAAAGAAAACGTCATTATGGGACGTTTGATTCCTGCCGGTACCGGTATTGTCAAATATCGCAGCGCCAAGCTGTTGACCCCTGATCCGGTGGAGGAAGTGGTCACCATCGTCGAAAATATTATTGAAGACGATGAAATGATGGACGAAGTTTCCGAGTAA
- the rpsL gene encoding 30S ribosomal protein S12, which produces MPTINQLIRNGRQRKEKKSTAPALKSNPQRRGVCTRVYTTTPKKPNSALRKVARVRLTNGIVVTSYIPGVGHNLQEHSVVLVRGGRVKDLPGVRYHIVRGSLDLAGVQGRMQARSKYGAKRPK; this is translated from the coding sequence ATGCCGACGATTAATCAGCTGATCCGTAATGGACGCCAAAGAAAAGAGAAGAAGTCGACTGCGCCTGCGCTTAAATCAAATCCGCAGCGTCGTGGTGTATGTACGCGTGTATATACAACGACCCCGAAAAAGCCGAACTCGGCTTTGCGGAAAGTTGCTCGTGTGCGTCTTACGAATGGCATCGTTGTAACCTCGTATATCCCTGGCGTTGGCCACAATCTGCAAGAGCACTCCGTTGTTCTGGTTCGTGGTGGTCGTGTTAAGGACTTGCCTGGTGTTCGTTACCACATCGTTCGCGGTTCTCTCGACCTGGCTGGTGTTCAGGGTCGTATGCAGGCTCGCTCGAAGTATGGTGCTAAGCGTCCTAAGTAG